One genomic window of Nicotiana sylvestris chromosome 10, ASM39365v2, whole genome shotgun sequence includes the following:
- the LOC104237128 gene encoding large ribosomal subunit protein eL30-like translates to MVTTGKKTKKTHESINNRLALVMKSGKYSLGYKTVLKTLRSSKGKLILISNNCPPLRKSEIEYYAMLSKVGVHHFNGNNVDLGTACGKYFRVSCLSIIDPGDSDIIKSLHGDH, encoded by the exons ATGGTGACCACTGGAAAGAAAACA AAGAAGACACATGAAAGCATAAACAACAGGTTAGCACTTGTAATGAAGAGCGGCAAGTATTCTCTTGGTTACAAGACTGTTCTCAAGACCCTCAGGAGCTCTAAAG GAAAGTTGATATTGATATCCAACAACTGTCCTCCGTTGAGGAAATCTGAGATTGAGTACTATGCTATGCTCTCTAAAGTTGGTGTTCACCATTTCAATGGAA ACAATGTTGATCTTGGGACAGCATGTGGCAAGTATTTCCGTGTCTCATGCCTAAGCATAATTGACCCAG GTGATTCGGACATCATCAAGTCTCTGCACGGAGATCATTGA
- the LOC104237129 gene encoding uncharacterized protein, producing the protein MRNGRCTKHFPKKFVENTTIDEDGYPVYKRRDNGRTIQKEGIESDNRYVVPHNRYLLLKYGAHINIEWCNQSRSIKYLFKYVNKGHDRVTTTFSQSVHEEDSSAIDEIKMYYDCRYISTCEAAWRIFKFPIQHREPSVERLSFHLPNEQTVIFSDDDPIDHVANRPSVKESKFLSWFEANNTYEEARELTYAEFSLKFVWNKKLKKWEKRRNSAFSIGRIFFVPLGSGEQYYLRMLLNVIKGPKCYEDLRRINNHDYLTFRDACYAMGLLDDDKEYVDAIKEASNRGMPSYLRQLFAMLLLSNSMLRPEYVWEATWILLSDDILHEERRMLDNPEAELTNDELKNRCLQKLEIFLKGCGRTLYDFPTMPRPVFNEEEIDNTNALICEEMHYNRCSLSREHEDLLVKLTMEQKLVYDRIIKAVHEDKGGFFFLYGHGGTGKTFIWRTLSSAIRSKGDIVLTVASSGIASLLLPGGRTAHSRFAIPLNATEDSTCNIKQGTPLSKLIVKTKLIIWDEAPMMHRYCFEALDRTLRDILRFKDASNLDRPSGGKTVVLGGDFRQILPVIPKGSRQDIC; encoded by the exons ATGCGTAATGGTAGATGTACAAAACACTTTCCAAAGAAGTTTGTAGAAAATACCACAATTGATGAAGATGGATATCCTGTATATAAAAGAAGGGACAATGGTAGAACTATCCAGAAAGAAGGAATTGAATCGGATAACAGGTACGTGGTGCCACACAATAGATATTTATTGTTGAAGTATGGCGCACATATAAATATTGAATGGTGCAATCAATCTCGGTCAATCAAGTACTTATTTAAGTACGTTAATAAGGGTCATGATCGTGTGACAACAACTTTTTCTCAAAGTGTGCATGAGGAAGACTCATCGGCTATTGATGAAATAAAAATGTATTATGATTGTCGATACATATCAACCTGTGAAGCTGCTTGGAGAATTTTTAAATTTCCAATTCAGCATAGAGAACCTTCGGTAGAAAGACTTTCCTTTCATCTACCAAATGAACAAACAGTTATTTTCTCTGATGATGATCCAATTGATCATGTTGCCAATAGACCAAGTGTAAAGGAATCAAAGTTTTTAAGCTGGTTCGAGGCAAATAATACATATGAAGAAGCAAGAGAATTAACATATGCAGAATTTTCTCTTAAGTTTGTGTGgaataaaaaactaaaaaagtgggaaaaaagaagaaattcaGCTTTTTCAATAGGAAGAATATTCTTTGTACCACTTGGAAGTGGAGAGCAATATTACCTTCGAATGTTGTTGAATGTAATTAAAGGACCTAAGTGTTATGAGGATTTACGCAGAATCAACAATCACGACTATTTAACTTTTAGAGATGCATGTTATGCAATGGGTTTATTAGATGATGACAAAGAGTATGTGGATGCCATAAAGGAGGCAAGTAACAGGGGAATGCCATCATATCTTAGGCAATTATTTGCTATGTTACTATTATCCAATTCAATGTTACGACCAGAATATGTTTGGGAGGCAACATGGATTTTATTATCAGATGATATCTTACATGAAGAAAGAAGAATGTTGGATAATCCAG AGGCTGAGCTAACAAATGATGAACTAAAGAATCGTTGTCTACAAAAGTTGGAAATTTTTTTGAAAGGTTGCGGAAGAACGTTATACGATTTTCCAACAATGCCAAGACCGGTTTTCAATGAAGAGGAAATTGACAACACAAATGCACTAATCTGTGAAGAAATGCATTATAATAGGTGCTCTTTGTCTAGGGAACATGAAGATTTATTGGTTAAATTGACAATGGAGCAAAAGTTAGTTTATGACAGAATTATCAAAGCAGTGCATGAGGACAAAGGTGGATTCTTCTTTTTATATGGTCATGGAGGAACCGGGAAGACATTTATTTGGAGGACTTTGTCATCTGCCATAAGATCTAAAGGAGATATTGTGTTAACAGTTGCATCCAGCGGAATTGCATCTCTTTTGTTACCAGGAGGCCGAACAGCTCATTCGAGATTTGCAATCCCACTAAATGCAACTGAAGATTCAACATGTAATATCAAGCAAGGTACTCCTTTATCAAAATTGATTGTCAAGACAAAGTTAATTATTTGGGATGAAGCACCAATGATGCATAGATATTGTTTTGAAGCTCTAGACAGAACTCTAAGAGATATTCTTAGATTTAAAGATGCATCCAATTTAGATCGTCCATCTGGAGGAAAAACCGTTGTTCTTGGTGGTGACTTTAGACAAATACTTCCAGTCATTCCAAAAGGTAGTAGACAAGATATT TGTTAA
- the LOC138879319 gene encoding uncharacterized protein — MARQRKKLPSPLGEKDNDASLVTPAQVQTGRWLTGMGSAPIVFQNPAQGEKIVTPDIGFQQELRPMTFGSFLPQKFQPIVEESENKKGESTMKPAMKENTEVVHRRLNFSATGNVQPTRKIGNKEEEAVPSRYYNRSSQKGKALNYIPSIIRDATVVVQIDDEETKEQENYWSTTLIGYILGDNPYEKAMENYIANVWDFADQPQILYRDEGYFVFRFQNMVDRDLVLHNGPYTYHNKPLILQCWSVDFKFDPSCMNKIPLWVKFLGLPLRFWATDVLSKLGSAVGKPLYTDKFTAELEKISFARVIVEDDISRPLPDSVNLQTSRGIINQQIEYDWKPKFCCDCVRFGHNSEDCWLKNNQEGGEEIRKQPQK; from the coding sequence ATGGCTAGACAACGGAAGAAGCTCCCATCGCCATTGGGAGAGAAGGATAATGATGCAAGTTTAGTAACACCAGCTCAGGTACAAACAGGACGGTGGTTAACTGGTATGGGCAGTGCCCCTATAGTGTTTCAAAACCCAGCTCAAGGTGAGAAGATAGTAACGCCAGATATTGGGTTTCAACAGGAATTGAGGCCTATGACGTTTGGAAGCTTCCTACCACAAAAATTTCAACCAATCGTGGAGGAAAGTGAGAATAAAAAGGGGGAATCTACAATGAAACCTGCTATGAAGGAAAACACTGAAGTAGTTCATCGCAGACTGAATTTCTCAGCAACAGGGAATGTGCAACCTACCAGAAAAATTGGGAACAAAGAGGAGGAAGCGGTACCATCTAGGTATTACAATAGGAGTTCTCAAAAGGGTAAGGCATTGAATTACATACCCTCTATTATTCGCGATGCTACTGTTGTAGTGCAAATTGATGATGAAGAAACAAAAGAACAAGAGAATTACTGGAGTACAACCCTAATTGGCTATATTTTGGGGGATAATCCATATGAGAAAGCGATGGAAAATTACATTGCAAATGTCTGGGATTTCGCTGACCAACCTCAAATACTTTATCGTGATGAAGGATATTTTGTGTTTAGATTCCAAAATATGGTAGATAGGGACCTAGTTCTTCATAATGGTCCATATACATACCACAATAAACCTCTTATTCTGCAGTGTTGGAGTGTGGATTTCAAATTTGACCCAAGCTGTATGAATAAAATTCCACTATGGGTCAAATTTCTAGGTCTACCATTGAGATTCTGGGCCACAGATGTATTGAGCAAATTAGGCAGTGCAGTGGGCAAACCTCTGTACACTGATAAATTTACTGCTGAGTTAGAGAAGATATCATTTGCACGAGTAATTGTTGAAGATGATATATCCCGACCCCTGCCAGACAGTGTGAATCTCCAAACTTCTAGAGGGATAATCAATCAACAAATTGAGTACGATTGGAAACCAAAGTTTTGCTGTGATTGTGTAAGGTTTGGTCATAACTCTGAAGACTGTTGGTTGAAGAACAATCAGGAAGGGGGAGAAGAAATTAGGAAGCAACCACAGAAATAG
- the LOC104235193 gene encoding uncharacterized protein: MRLEGNQVDSHLNDLRQFSDWILAIGDGMIGNSVDGIDKVHISDDLIINNCGDPISAIVESTYPDFLSHCTDLTYLQQRGILAPTLDMVESINEYMVSLNQSQPKTFFSFDTICMSDDAFTGLEHIHTLEFLNTIKCSGIPNHVITLKVGVPVMLLRNIDPSSGLCNGTRLIITRLGNRVIEAKILSGNMAGQKVFISRMSLTPSDARIPFKFQRRQFPIVVSFAMTINKSQGQSLSHVGLYLKKPVFTHGQLYVALSRVTKRKGLKILVYDDDGEISNEAKNVVYKEVFRNLLGE, from the coding sequence ATGAGGTTGGAAGGAAATCAGGTGGATTCACATTTGAATGATCTAAGACAATTTTCTGATTGGATTTTAGCAATAGGTGATGGTATGATTGGAAATTCTGTTGATGGTATCGATAAAGTTCACATCTCTGATGATCTTATCATAAATAATTGTGGCGATCCAATTTCTGCGATTGTGGAAAGTACATATCCAGATTTTTTAAGTCATTGCACTGATTTAACATACCTGCAACAAAGAGGAATTCTTGCTCCCACTCTTGACATGGTTGAATCAATCAACGAATACATGGTTTCACTaaaccaaagtcaaccaaaaacaTTTTTTAGTTTCGATACAATTTGCATGTCAGACGATGCTTTTACAGGTTTGGAACACATACATACACTTGAATTCCTAAACACTATTAAGTGTTCTGGAATTCCAAATCATGTTATCACTTTGAAAGTGGGTGTCCCAGTGATGTTATTGAGAAATATAGACCCATCTTCAGGGCTATGTAATGGAACAAGATTAATCATCACTAGACTTGGTAATCGAGTTATCGAAGCAAAAATTTTATCGGGAAATATGGCTGGACAAAAGGTCTTCATTTCGAGAATGTCATTAACTCCATCTGATGCAAGAATACCTTTTAAATTCCAACGAAGGCAATTTCCAATAGTTGTATCCTTTGCAATGACGATAAACAAAAGTCAAGGACAATCTTTATCTCATGTTGGGTTATATTTGAAAAAACCGGTCTTCACACATGGCCAGCTTTACGTTGCTCTATCACGGGTTACAAAAAGAAAGGGATTAAAAATTTTGGTTTATGATGATGATGGAGAAATTTCAAATGAAGCAAAAAATGTGGTTTACAAAGAAGTTTTCCGTAATTTACTTGGAGAATGA
- the LOC138880453 gene encoding ATP synthase subunit gamma, chloroplastic-like: MIAFSFVRNGSDLVEVQKLLGEHAMKILMMCVLILLKKKTSTSVALLQHTPSLLHIRYKDDFFMLTTKEGKMIVERDHFRVKRESELHNLDFEQHPAQILDAFMPLYLNSQILRALEESFASELAARMNAMSNAT, translated from the exons ATGATTGCGTTTTCTTTTGTTCGTAACGGTTCAGATCTCGTGGAGGTTCAGAAGCTGCTAGGTGAACATGCAATGAAAATTCTTATGATGT GTGTACTAATCCTTTTAAAGAAAAAGACAAGTACTTCTGTAGCATTACTCCAGCATACTCCATCATTACTCCATATCCGTT ATAAAGATGACTTCTTTATGTTGACTACTAAGGAGGGGAAAATGATTGTTGAGAGGGATCATTTCAGGGTTAAAAGGGAAAGTGAGTTGCATAATTTAGACTTTGAGCAACATCCTGCTCAGATTCTTGATGCTTTCATGCCACTCTATTTGAATAGCCAGATTTTGAGGGCACTTGAAGAGTCATTTGCGAGTGAGCTTGCTGCTAGGATGAATGCAATGAGTAATGCCACG TGA